One Anaerobaca lacustris DNA window includes the following coding sequences:
- a CDS encoding tetratricopeptide repeat protein → MPEPDAQAQAQAEVHFERARQATEAGDFDRAIDAYMEGLRRSPDTVEGGHIDLRVLALRRDERGGAKPSPEEIEQRLREGDTPLEKMLNAEYLLAKDPQHLAYGEAVLRAAVAGRYRETAKWMADLMFLANNNAKKPSPAVYILLKDSYEAIGQIDRAAAACQRALRLKPNDAILIDDLKRLAGRLGIHRADGTGAPVATPHPPKGRPTRTRVNAAHPPQAQEPPEPASQGEPAPPGPSDQGDLAAARTFFEKARAAAESKNYDYAIEMYLDGLQRAPDALEEGHLPLCELGLQRRGRGGKKPSMVDRVKRLRGRTPLEQMLNAEYLFAKDPDHTPYAEAMLKAAVEGGYHRTAHWIANLIFQTNNAIERPSLQTYLLLKECYKAMGQYDKAVAACQRAVRMRPDDKDLADEFKNLSAELTMSRGKYDVEGDFRQSIRDRDTQARLYSQDRMIKTEDYRLSAVEEARTAYAKDPGLAKNIFTLADALADLETDDAENEAIQLLRDAAEAQKDFQFQERAGLLRIRQIRRKLRAARKQLKTRPSEPAAQARVRELTEALNRTETEHYRLCVENHPTDLSAKYEYGLRLMRNERYNEAIPLFQDAQKDPRRRISAMDKIGYCFFMKGWYADAIDVFSRAIDSYEIKDDAIAKELRYNLARAHESQGDLERALELYRRIAQLDFGYKDVSERVDRLRADTRLTGSDGPSGGA, encoded by the coding sequence ATGCCCGAACCGGATGCTCAAGCACAAGCGCAGGCTGAAGTCCACTTCGAACGGGCCCGTCAGGCGACTGAGGCGGGCGATTTCGATCGGGCCATTGATGCATACATGGAGGGACTGCGGCGAAGTCCCGATACGGTCGAAGGCGGCCACATAGATCTCCGGGTCCTGGCGCTTCGGCGCGACGAACGGGGCGGAGCGAAACCGTCGCCCGAGGAGATCGAGCAACGGCTTCGCGAAGGGGACACGCCGCTGGAGAAGATGCTCAACGCCGAGTACCTTCTCGCCAAGGACCCTCAGCATCTGGCCTACGGCGAGGCGGTGCTGCGCGCCGCTGTGGCCGGGCGCTACCGCGAGACGGCCAAGTGGATGGCGGACCTGATGTTCCTGGCCAACAACAACGCCAAGAAACCGTCGCCAGCCGTCTACATTCTCCTGAAGGATTCCTACGAGGCCATCGGGCAGATCGATCGTGCCGCGGCGGCCTGCCAGCGTGCCCTGCGGCTCAAACCGAACGATGCCATACTCATCGACGACTTGAAGCGTCTGGCCGGCAGACTTGGGATTCACCGGGCCGACGGCACTGGCGCGCCGGTGGCGACACCCCATCCGCCCAAAGGGCGACCGACGCGGACCCGGGTCAATGCGGCGCACCCGCCCCAGGCCCAGGAGCCGCCCGAGCCGGCAAGCCAGGGAGAGCCTGCTCCGCCCGGTCCCTCGGACCAGGGCGACCTGGCGGCCGCCAGAACGTTTTTCGAGAAGGCGCGTGCCGCCGCCGAGAGCAAGAACTACGACTACGCCATCGAGATGTACCTCGACGGTCTCCAGCGGGCCCCCGATGCCCTGGAAGAGGGACACCTGCCCCTGTGCGAGTTGGGACTCCAGCGGCGAGGGCGGGGCGGCAAGAAGCCCTCGATGGTCGACCGGGTCAAACGCCTGCGAGGCAGGACCCCGCTCGAACAGATGCTCAACGCCGAGTATCTCTTCGCCAAGGACCCCGATCATACCCCGTATGCCGAGGCCATGCTCAAGGCGGCGGTCGAGGGGGGATACCACCGAACGGCGCATTGGATCGCCAATCTGATCTTCCAGACCAACAACGCAATCGAAAGGCCTTCTCTTCAGACCTATCTGCTCCTGAAGGAATGCTACAAAGCGATGGGCCAGTACGACAAGGCGGTGGCCGCCTGCCAGCGAGCCGTTCGGATGAGACCGGACGACAAGGACCTGGCCGACGAGTTCAAGAACCTCTCGGCCGAGCTGACCATGTCGCGGGGCAAGTACGACGTCGAGGGCGACTTCCGGCAGTCGATCCGCGACCGCGACACGCAGGCCCGGCTGTATTCGCAGGACCGGATGATCAAGACCGAGGACTACCGGCTCAGCGCCGTCGAGGAGGCCCGAACGGCCTATGCCAAGGACCCGGGCCTGGCCAAGAACATCTTCACGCTGGCCGACGCCCTGGCCGACCTGGAGACCGATGATGCCGAGAACGAGGCAATCCAACTGCTGCGCGACGCGGCGGAGGCCCAGAAAGACTTCCAGTTCCAGGAGCGGGCGGGCCTGCTGCGGATTCGCCAGATCCGGCGCAAGCTCCGGGCCGCCAGGAAGCAGCTCAAGACCCGGCCGTCGGAGCCGGCGGCCCAGGCCAGGGTCCGGGAATTGACCGAGGCCCTGAACCGCACGGAGACGGAGCATTACCGGCTTTGCGTGGAGAATCACCCCACCGATTTGTCCGCCAAGTATGAATACGGGCTGCGGCTGATGCGAAATGAGCGGTACAATGAGGCCATCCCGCTGTTCCAGGACGCCCAGAAAGACCCCCGCCGGCGGATTTCCGCGATGGATAAGATCGGCTATTGCTTCTTCATGAAGGGCTGGTATGCTGACGCGATCGACGTCTTTTCGCGGGCGATCGATTCTTATGAAATAAAAGATGATGCAATCGCGAAGGAATTGCGGTATAATCTGGCCCGCGCCCATGAGTCGCAGGGCGACCTGGAACGAGCGCTGGAGTTGTACCGGCGGATCGCCCAGCTCGATTTCGGGTATAAGGACGTCAGCGAACGGGTGGACCGGCTGCGGGCAGATACGCGGTTGACCGGGTCCGATGGCCCGTCCGGCGGCGCCTGA
- the glyA gene encoding serine hydroxymethyltransferase: MQTALEQYDPQIYELIRQEEARQSGSIRLIPSENYVSRAVMMASSSCLTNKYAEGYPGKRYYEGQQVTDLIEKLAQDRAKELFKADHANVQPYSGSVANLAAYAALIEPGDTIMGMSLSHGGHLTHGWKVSLTSKFYNSVPYEVNTETGLLDYDAIRDLAKKHRPKIIISGATAYPRIIDFEIFGQIAKEVGAYLVSDIAHIAGLVVAGIHKSPVPYADVVSTTTHKTLRGPRGGLLLCKAEHAAKVDKAVFPGLQGGPHMHTLTAIAVAMAEANTPEFVAYATQVAKNAKAMATKLLEYGFKLVTGGTDNHLILIDLRNKQIPGKKLAKALDRARIVSNYNTVPGDPAPPFNPSGLRIGTPAITTRGMKEAEAEQIATFIRRVAEDIDNDSLIEQISKEVLLLCSQFPVPEHFIIPSRNGVRP; encoded by the coding sequence ATGCAGACAGCTCTGGAACAGTACGATCCTCAGATTTACGAGCTGATCCGACAGGAAGAGGCCAGGCAGAGCGGCTCGATTCGACTGATCCCCTCGGAAAACTACGTCTCGCGGGCCGTGATGATGGCCAGCTCGAGCTGCCTGACGAACAAATACGCCGAAGGCTATCCGGGCAAGCGCTACTACGAAGGCCAGCAGGTTACCGACCTGATCGAGAAGCTGGCCCAGGATCGGGCCAAGGAGCTGTTCAAAGCCGATCATGCCAACGTACAACCCTATTCGGGTTCGGTGGCGAACCTCGCGGCCTACGCGGCGCTGATCGAGCCGGGCGACACGATCATGGGCATGTCTCTGTCCCACGGCGGCCACCTCACCCACGGCTGGAAGGTCTCGCTGACGAGCAAATTCTACAACTCCGTGCCCTACGAGGTGAACACGGAAACCGGCCTGCTCGATTACGACGCCATTCGCGACCTGGCCAAGAAGCATCGCCCGAAGATCATCATCTCCGGCGCGACGGCCTATCCTCGGATCATCGACTTCGAGATCTTCGGCCAGATCGCCAAGGAAGTCGGGGCGTACCTCGTCAGCGATATCGCCCACATCGCGGGCCTGGTCGTCGCCGGGATCCACAAGAGCCCGGTCCCCTATGCCGACGTGGTCTCGACAACAACCCATAAGACGCTTCGGGGCCCGCGCGGGGGTCTGCTGCTGTGCAAGGCCGAGCACGCCGCCAAGGTGGACAAGGCGGTCTTTCCCGGCCTCCAGGGCGGCCCGCACATGCACACGCTGACGGCCATCGCCGTGGCCATGGCCGAGGCCAACACGCCGGAGTTCGTCGCCTACGCCACCCAGGTCGCCAAAAACGCCAAGGCCATGGCCACCAAATTGCTCGAATACGGTTTCAAACTGGTCACCGGAGGGACCGATAACCACCTGATTCTCATCGACCTGCGGAACAAGCAGATCCCCGGCAAGAAGCTGGCCAAGGCCCTGGACAGGGCGAGAATCGTCAGCAACTACAATACCGTCCCGGGCGACCCGGCCCCGCCGTTCAACCCGAGCGGCCTTCGGATCGGAACGCCCGCGATCACCACACGCGGGATGAAAGAGGCCGAAGCCGAGCAGATCGCGACCTTCATTCGCCGCGTGGCCGAGGATATCGACAACGATTCACTCATCGAGCAGATCAGCAAGGAAGTCCTGCTGCTCTGCTCGCAGTTCCCGGTGCCCGAGCACTTCATCATCCCGTCGAGAAACGGTGTTCGGCCGTAG
- a CDS encoding Gfo/Idh/MocA family protein, whose protein sequence is MTEQMLTAGVLGLGRDGQLLLEAARTSGQFLIKAVADQDQQRAEKIAAEFACEPYTDFRQMIVQNQFDCLLVAADIHTCDEHLKTAFRKKFHVLKLAPPARNYEEALEYVQMAEYEKVRFAIGNPARFQYSYMTARELIGQGHVRNVFLVTAYDEAAGVDRPAWHSDPKLAGGGVLLHDCHQIVDQILWNFSIPQQVYALTTNQAPDKQQRLYLTEDTAVVSMKFTDGLTAGVVATQRSDRGPTRRGLQIYGKGARLTITDDRVILSTDSGQEDQVWQYEETEPDTMQRLLSSFARSVRNPAEHPLVSGAAENLKNMAVFESAYLSARTGFPEEPARILRITRNASGTATSV, encoded by the coding sequence ATGACAGAGCAGATGTTGACAGCGGGCGTGCTCGGCTTGGGCAGAGACGGCCAGCTTCTTCTGGAGGCGGCCCGGACGAGCGGGCAGTTTCTCATCAAAGCCGTTGCCGACCAGGACCAGCAGCGCGCGGAGAAAATCGCCGCCGAATTCGCGTGCGAGCCATACACCGACTTCCGCCAGATGATCGTTCAGAACCAGTTCGACTGCCTTCTCGTGGCCGCCGACATCCACACCTGCGACGAGCATCTCAAGACGGCGTTCCGCAAGAAGTTCCACGTGCTCAAGCTGGCCCCGCCGGCCCGGAACTACGAGGAGGCGCTCGAATACGTCCAGATGGCCGAGTACGAGAAGGTCCGATTCGCCATCGGCAATCCGGCGCGGTTTCAGTACAGCTACATGACCGCGCGCGAGCTGATCGGCCAGGGTCACGTCCGGAATGTGTTCCTCGTGACCGCCTACGATGAGGCCGCCGGCGTCGACCGGCCCGCGTGGCACAGCGATCCCAAGCTGGCCGGCGGCGGCGTGCTGCTGCACGACTGCCACCAGATCGTCGACCAGATCCTCTGGAACTTCTCCATTCCCCAGCAGGTCTATGCCCTGACGACCAATCAGGCCCCCGACAAACAGCAACGGCTGTACCTGACCGAGGACACGGCCGTCGTCTCGATGAAGTTCACCGACGGGCTGACCGCCGGCGTCGTCGCCACACAGCGCAGCGACAGGGGGCCGACACGCAGAGGCCTGCAAATCTACGGCAAGGGGGCCCGATTGACGATCACCGACGACCGGGTCATCCTCAGCACCGACTCCGGACAGGAAGACCAGGTCTGGCAGTACGAGGAGACCGAACCAGACACGATGCAGAGACTGCTGTCCAGCTTCGCGCGGAGCGTTCGCAATCCCGCAGAACACCCGTTGGTCAGCGGCGCTGCGGAGAACCTCAAGAACATGGCGGTGTTCGAATCGGCCTATCTGTCGGCGCGAACGGGCTTCCCTGAGGAACCGGCGCGAATCCTGCGGATCACGAGAAACGCGTCCGGGACGGCGACGAGTGTTTGA
- a CDS encoding M48 family metallopeptidase: protein MRTECVLLLSLLLTALASGCAVNPVTGQEELMFFGPDKDVELGRKYGPQIEKVLGGRFPDENLQAYVNRVGQRLARVCHRPDIAYHFTAVRQKQINAFAVPGGYIYITTGLLEKLETEAQLAAILGHEIGHVVARDTMVALSRQIGMTALVAASAGVGGRGSGDLTAGAAFISGVLSLQYSRDDEKDADLVGLSYMVQAGYDPNGMVETMQILQELQTIRPIEFFSTHPNPESRLAYLQERIGRRYAMFAELKTGQDEYRQNVLAVLLPNRDRREEVEHVAQK, encoded by the coding sequence ATGAGAACGGAATGTGTCCTGCTGCTGAGTCTGCTGTTGACCGCGTTGGCCAGCGGCTGCGCGGTCAATCCGGTCACGGGGCAGGAAGAGCTGATGTTCTTCGGTCCGGACAAGGATGTGGAACTGGGCCGCAAGTACGGGCCGCAGATCGAGAAGGTCCTGGGCGGTCGGTTTCCGGATGAGAACCTTCAGGCGTACGTCAACCGCGTTGGCCAGCGGCTGGCGCGGGTCTGCCACCGTCCGGACATCGCCTATCACTTCACGGCGGTCCGTCAGAAGCAAATCAACGCCTTTGCCGTTCCCGGAGGCTACATCTACATCACAACCGGACTGCTGGAGAAGCTGGAGACAGAGGCGCAGTTGGCCGCGATTTTGGGGCACGAAATCGGGCACGTGGTGGCGCGCGACACGATGGTGGCCCTGAGCCGTCAGATCGGGATGACGGCGTTGGTGGCGGCCTCGGCGGGAGTGGGGGGCAGGGGCAGCGGGGACCTTACGGCCGGTGCGGCGTTCATCTCGGGGGTGCTCAGCCTCCAGTACAGCCGAGACGATGAGAAAGACGCAGACCTCGTAGGGCTTTCGTACATGGTGCAGGCCGGCTACGACCCGAACGGGATGGTCGAGACGATGCAGATCCTGCAGGAACTGCAGACGATCCGACCGATCGAGTTCTTCTCCACGCATCCCAATCCGGAGAGCCGCCTGGCGTACTTGCAGGAGCGAATCGGCCGGCGCTATGCGATGTTCGCGGAACTGAAGACAGGGCAGGACGAGTATCGCCAGAATGTGCTGGCGGTCCTGTTGCCGAACCGCGATCGGCGGGAAGAGGTCGAGCACGTCGCACAAAAATGA
- the rsxC gene encoding electron transport complex subunit RsxC — protein MTDDLKDKRTFSRGVHPPESKHLTEDRPIEPGPGVGELSILLSQHIGAPCQAAVKKGDLVEAGQRIGECQAFVCAPVHAPVPGKVKELALKPHPVLGRCQAITIEAREPAPPSLPSFDLPTDFDPARYKPDEICEAVRDAGLVGMGGAGFPTSVKIQPDAKPPKHTLLVNGCECEPYITCDYRIMLEWTDQVLAGIRLAQRACGASKVFIGIEDNKPKAIEAMSAAIARAGSTSDVRVVPLQTKYPQGGERQLINAAIGQTVPTGGIPPMIGVVVINVATAAAIAGAVLHNRPLTHRVVTVTGEAIARPGNYYVPIGTPVEALIEFCGGVTEKSAKVVMGGPMMGLAIADLSTPITKTGGAVTVLTRHQIGQAKFERRQTACIRCGRCLEVCPENLNPTRIAHAVKSNLLDVAESHFIGACIECGCCSYVCPANIELTGYIKTGKIFLARQRKKMPA, from the coding sequence ATGACGGACGACCTGAAAGACAAACGTACATTCTCTCGCGGGGTCCATCCCCCCGAGAGCAAACACCTTACCGAAGACCGACCGATCGAACCGGGACCGGGCGTCGGGGAGTTGTCGATTCTGCTCAGCCAGCACATCGGCGCCCCTTGCCAGGCGGCGGTCAAGAAAGGCGACCTCGTTGAGGCCGGCCAGAGGATCGGTGAGTGTCAGGCGTTCGTCTGCGCCCCCGTTCACGCCCCCGTGCCCGGCAAGGTCAAGGAGCTGGCGCTGAAGCCTCACCCGGTGCTGGGACGTTGCCAGGCCATCACCATCGAGGCCCGGGAGCCGGCGCCGCCGAGCCTGCCTTCGTTCGACCTGCCGACCGATTTCGATCCCGCTCGCTACAAACCCGACGAGATCTGCGAAGCCGTCCGAGACGCCGGCCTGGTTGGCATGGGCGGAGCGGGATTCCCTACGAGCGTGAAGATCCAGCCGGACGCGAAACCCCCGAAGCACACCCTGCTCGTCAACGGCTGCGAGTGCGAGCCCTATATCACGTGCGACTATCGCATCATGCTCGAATGGACCGATCAGGTCCTCGCGGGCATCCGGCTGGCACAGCGGGCCTGCGGCGCGTCGAAGGTCTTCATCGGAATCGAAGACAACAAACCCAAAGCCATCGAAGCCATGAGCGCGGCGATTGCCAGGGCCGGATCGACCTCGGATGTCCGCGTGGTGCCGCTGCAAACGAAGTATCCCCAAGGTGGCGAACGGCAGCTCATTAACGCCGCAATCGGCCAGACGGTCCCGACGGGAGGCATTCCGCCGATGATCGGGGTGGTGGTGATCAACGTGGCCACCGCCGCCGCCATCGCCGGCGCCGTGCTCCACAACCGGCCGCTGACGCATCGCGTCGTCACCGTCACGGGAGAGGCGATCGCCAGGCCGGGCAACTACTATGTGCCCATCGGAACGCCGGTCGAGGCCCTGATCGAGTTCTGCGGCGGCGTGACCGAGAAATCGGCCAAAGTCGTCATGGGGGGCCCGATGATGGGACTGGCCATCGCCGATCTGAGCACACCGATCACGAAGACCGGCGGCGCGGTGACTGTACTGACCCGACATCAAATCGGCCAGGCCAAGTTCGAACGGCGCCAGACCGCGTGCATCCGCTGTGGCCGATGCCTCGAAGTCTGCCCGGAAAACCTCAACCCCACGCGAATCGCCCACGCGGTCAAGAGCAATCTGCTGGACGTTGCCGAGAGCCATTTCATCGGCGCGTGCATCGAGTGCGGCTGCTGTAGTTACGTCTGCCCGGCCAATATCGAACTGACCGGGTACATCAAGACCGGCAAGATCTTCCTGGCCAGACAGAGAAAGAAGATGCCGGCCTGA